The following coding sequences lie in one Fusarium poae strain DAOMC 252244 chromosome 1, whole genome shotgun sequence genomic window:
- a CDS encoding hypothetical protein (TransMembrane:3 (o1364-1382i1389-1409o1415-1436i)), which produces MSETKDLSSQVQDTTKDTASNEQQSSGAFGSPQRSLALIVPIAVNYDQSIPRSGVVNDAGDILDDAGKTVGKVADTDNLKDLVGNTVNTAGEVVDSSGDVLGKTLPIGQGKPEEEEDSHDEEKSEYTTQSKDKKSGGLGDAVGSVAGAVGDTAKSATDTVGETTKGATDAVGDTAKGATDTVGDVTDDVGVKSEATSQATDTKTPAETPKAPEVKAETPDVKDEASDVKDNAPDVNDEASDVKDETTEQKDDINLEDREAPADADDKLKEVAPEPEEAKDATKDASEEAKDIPEEAKEDVTSKVDEQDVPKPEDVEDKLQEKTDVAKDEAPKSEVPEGDVSKSEVPEADVSKSEAPADEVPSGEAPADDDKSKAPGDDLKSVAPGEDAAGVTDDVQSKAAQGEEAAQDKVSEADKAAEDAPEDIPEDAKSKAAEGEEAAQDKVEEADKAAEDLPEDAQSKAPEGEQMAGDVADEAKDKAAEGEDAVDEKTAEAEDAAKEPLDFSILKGTTVDKEGNLVNDKGDKIGKVVDGELKQLIGLSCDDQGQIWDKTGKQLGKAEPIPEWDREQKDSSILKGTTVDKEGNLVNDKGHLIGRVIEGEIKQLIGLSSDDQGVIWDRTGKQVGKAEPLPEWERGEQKDYSILKGKTVDKNGNLVDEKGHLFGKVVEGEIKQLIGLSSDDQGTIWDKTGKAAGKAEPLPEWERGEQKDFSILKGAVVDKEGGLTNDKGDTIGKVTEGEIKQLVGLKADENGKIWRDGKVVGQSEPLAEWDRVQKKDRSILKGAVVDKEGGLTNDKGDTIGKVTEGEVRQLVGLKSDENGKIWRDGSVVGQAEPLEEWDRVQKKDRSILKGSKVNKVGKLVDSNGNVVGKVVEGDLKELLGKRSDENGDIWNDSGEVIGKGEPVSVSEREEKSSAPFENFPGATVESDGRVMYQGEQVGEVIEGNPKELKGSQVDEDGDILDRRGNSVGKAKRWEAPEAEEEKPVDNSALAGKRVNKAGNLVSESGEIYGRVIEGDVQKLVGRMSDREGNIRSESGDIIGKAELVSEGERGGRKDGPFAELKNCTVSKDGKVVNQAGETVGRLVIGDAKALVGRSVDGDGEIVDSNGNVIGKAERWEEPEKEKSHNPLAGRKVNREGNVVDADGNIIGKLTSGEILDCQGKEVDEDGDVFNQKGSVVGHVSLLEDIPKEEEPEEAPEPEGETEEERIKREQAEADIKAEQDEAEKNKKLAQQLSYQIEQTLERLRPICKAINDKISAAEAQKPEDRDEEELVRQVKPLIEDGGKLLTECNGIIRGLDPDGRIGRNAKQKTAAGEATPEEAHLANVLKELSTEIQTCIDEGKRKLEGMPHAKKEINPLWGLLAEPLFQIVAAVGLLLSGVLGLVGKLLGPILGPLLNGLGLGGLLDGLLGGLGLKKILGSLGLGDVVGTLASGVAFLNDATMRLFLIRHGETVDNVANLYAGSRDSALTAHGVMQAQKLASHLAAHVTIDRIFSSNLSRAVHTAQAILDAQKCAKDLKLVQVLELREKDFGTGEGTKFGLATKHEGSETPQAMRKRIDVFLDEHLPRLHEDSTVCIVAHGIILGTFYKALRDRIPSTSAEPDAAPEGRTESAFVRPTWSNTGYVEALITIDASATDQNLQMRVVKINSVEHLKGLRKTRGGIGSAKFDAKQKTMDSFFKPVARKRKLEDENIVSR; this is translated from the exons atgtctgaGACCAAAGATCTTTCCTCTCAGGTCCAAGACACAACAAAAGATACTGCTTCCAACGAGCAGCAATCCTCTGGTGCGTTTGGCAGTCCCCAGCGAAGTTTGGCGCTTATCGTCCCCATTGCAGTCAACTATGACCAATCAATCCCTAGAAGTGGTGTTGTGAATGATGCTGGTGATATCCTCGACGATGCTGGCAAGACTGTCGGCAAGGTCGCTGACACCGATAACCTCAAGGACCTCGTAGGCAACACCGTCAACACCGCTGGCGAGGTTGTCGACTCCTCGGGTGATGTCCTGGGAAAGACACTGCCCATAGGACAAGGAAAGcccgaggaggaagaggactCCCACGACGAGGAGAAGAGCGAATACACAACCCAgtccaaggacaagaagtcTGGTGGTTTGGGAGACGCCGTCGGTAGCGTTGCCGGCGCTGTTGGCGACACTGCCAAGAGCGCCACGGACACTGTCGGCGAAACAACCAAGGGCGCTACCGATGCCGTCGGTGACACAGCCAAGGGTGCTACCGACACTGTTGGCGACGTGACTGACGATGTTGGCGTCAAGTCAGAAGCTACATCCCAAGCCACCGACACCAAAACACCCGCAGAGACTCCCAAGGCCCCCGAGGTCAAGGCAGAGACACCTGATGTTAAGGACGAGGCATCCGATGTTAAGGACAACGCACCCGATGTCAACGACGAAGCATCTGATGTCAAGGATGAGACGACAGAGCAAAAGGACGACATCAATCTTGAGGATCGAGAAGCACCAGCCGATGCTGAcgacaagctcaaggagGTCGCTCCCGAGCCCGAAGAGGCTAAGGACGCCACCAAGGACGCTTctgaggaggccaaggatATCCCCGAagaggccaaggaggatgTCACCTCCAAGGTCGACGAGCAAGATGTCCCCAAGCCTGAGGATGTCGAGGACAAGCTTCAGGAGAAGACTGATGTTGCTAAGGACGAAGCTCCCAAGTCTGAGGTTCCTGAGGGTGACGTTTCCAAGTCTGAGGTGCCAGAGGCAGATGTTTCCAAATCTGAAGCTCCTGCCGATGAGGTCCCCAGCGGTGAAGCTCCTGCAGATGACGACAAGTCCAAGGCACCTGGTGATGATCTGAAGTCTGTTGCTCCCGGAGAGGATGCTGCAGGTGTCACCGACGACGTCCAGAGCAAGGCCGCTCAGGGCGAAGAAGCTGCTCAGGACAAGGTCTCGGAAGCCGATAAGGCTGCTGAGGATGCTCCTGAGGACATTCCTGAGGACGCCAAGAGCAAGGCTGCTGAGGGCGAGGAAGCCGCTCAAGACAAGGTCGAGGAAGCCGACAAGGCCGCTGAAGATCTCCCCGAGGATGCCCAAAGTAAGGCTCCAGAGGGTGAGCAAATGGCTGGCGACGTCGCCGATGAGGCCAAGGACAAGGCCGCGGAGGGTGAAGATGCTGTCGATGAGAAGACTGCGGAAGCCGAGGACGCCGCCAAGGAGCCTCTCGACTTCTCCATCCTCAAGGGCACCACTGTCGACAAGGAGGGCAACCTCGTCAACGACAAGGGTGacaagatcggcaaggttgtAGATGGTGAGCTCAAGCAGCTCATTGGCCTCAGCTGTGACGACCAAGGTCAGATCTGGGACAAGACTGGCAAGCAGCTTGGCAAGGCTGAGCCTATCCCCGAGTGGGACCGCGAGCAGAAGGACTCTTCCATTCTCAAGGGCACTACTGTCGACAAGGAGGGTAACCTCGTGAATGATAAGGGTCACCTCATCGGACGTGTCATTGAGGGCGAGATCAAGCAGCTCATTGGTCTTTCTTCCGACGACCAGGGTGTCATTTGGGACCGCACTGGCAAGCAGGTCGGCAAGGCCGAGCCCCTCCCTGAGTGGGAGCGTGGTGAGCAGAAGGATTACAGCATCTTGAAGGGCAAGACTGTCGACAAGAACGGTAACCTCGTCGACGAGAAGGGTCACCTCTTCGGTAAGGTCGTCGAGGGTGAGATCAAGCAACTTATCGGTCTTTCCTCTGACGATCAAGGTACCATCTGGGACAAGACCGGCAAGGCTGCTGGTAAGGCCGAGCCTCTTCCCGAGTGGGAGCGCGGCGAGCAGAAGGACTTCTCTATCCTCAAGGGGGCTGTTGTCGACAAGGAGGGTGGTCTCACCAACGACAAGGGAGACACCATCGGCAAGGTCACTGAGGGTGAGATCAAGCAGCTCGTTGGCCTCAAAGCCGATGAGAATGGCAAGATCTGGAGAGACGGCAAGGTTGTCGGTCAGTCTGAGCCTCTGGCTGAATGGGACCGTGTCCAGAAAAAGGATCGATCCATCCTCAAGGGAGCTGTTGTCGACAAGGAAGGTGGTCTCACTAACGACAAGGGAGACACCATCGGCAAGGTCACTGAGGGTGAGGTCAGACAGCTTGTTGGACTCAAGTCCGACGAGAACGGCAAGATCTGGAGAGATGGCAGCGTCGTCGGCCAGGCTGAGCCCCTTGAGGAGTGGGACCGTGTCCAGAAGAAGGATCGATCCATTCTCAAGGGCAGCAAGGTTAACAAAGTCGGCAAGCTCGTTGATTCCAATGGCAACGTTGTCGGAAAGGTTGTTGAGGGTGACCTGAAGGAGCTTCTCGGCAAGCGTTCCGACGAGAACGGTGATATCTGGAACGACTCTGGAGAGGTCATCGGCaagggtgagcctgtctctGTCTCCGAGCGCGAGGAGAAGTCCTCAGCTCCCTTCGAGAACTTCCCTGGCGCCACCGTTGAGTCTGACGGACGTGTCATGTACCAAGGCGAGCAGGTTGGTGAGGTCATCGAGGGTAACCCCAAGGAGCTCAAGGGCAGCCAGGTCGATGAGGATGGTGACATTCTCGACCGCCGCGGTAACTCCGTCGGTAAGGCCAAGCGCTGGGAAGCTCCcgaggctgaggaggagaagcccGTCGACAACTCTGCTCTTGCTGGCAAGCGTGTCAACAAGGCCGGAAACCTCGTCAGCGAGTCTGGCGAGATTTACGGTCGTGTCATTGAGGGTGATGTCCAGAAGCTTGTCGGACGCATGTCTGACCGTGAAGGAAACATCCGAAGCGAGTCTGGAGATATCATCGGCAAGGCTGAGCTTGTCTCTGAGGGCGAACGCGGAGGCAGGAAGGATGGTCCTTTCGCCGAGCTCAAGAACTGCACCGTTAGCAAGGATGGTAAGGTTGTGAACCAAGCTGGCGAGACTGTTGGCCGACTTGTTATTGGAGATGCCAAGGCTCTCGTCGGACGCTCTGTTGATGGTGACGGCGAGATCGTCGACTCCAATGGCAACGTTATTGGCAAGGCCGAGCGCTGGGAGGAgcctgagaaggagaagTCACACAACCCTCTCGCAGGTCGCAAGGTGAACCGTGAGGGTAACGTTGTTGACGCTGATGGCAACATCATTGGCAAGCTCACCAGCGGCGAGATCCTCGACTGCCAGGGCAAGGAGGTTGATGAGGACGGCGATGTCTTTAACCAGAAGGGCAGCGTCGTTGGTCACGTCTCTCTCCTTGAGGACATCcccaaggaggaggagcctgAAGAAGCACCTGAGCCTGAGGGTGAAACCGAGGAGGAGCGCATCAAGCGCGAGCAGGCCGAGGCTGATATCAAGGCTGAGCAggatgaggctgagaagaacaagaagcttgCCCAGCAGCTTTCGTACCAGATCGAGCAGACTCTGGAGCGACTCCGACCCATCTGCAAGGCCATCAACGACAAGATCAGCGCTGCTGAGGCCCAGAAGCCCGAGGACCGTGACGAGGAGGAACTTGTCCGACAGGTCAAGCCTCTGATCGAGGACGGTGGTAAGCTTCTTACCGAGTGTAACGGCATCATTCGTGGTCTTGACCCTGATGGTCGTATTGGTCGCAATGCTAAGCAGAAGACTGCTGCTGGTGAGGCCACTCCTGAGGAAGCTCACCTTGCCAACGTTCTCAAGGAGCTCTCTACTGAGATCCAGACTTGTATCGATGAGGGCAAGCGAAAGCTCGAGGGTATGCCCCATGCCAAGAAGGAGATCAACCCTCTCTGGGGTCTCCTTGCCGAGCCTCTCTTCCAGATTGTCGCTGCTGTCGGTCTCCTGCTCAGCGGTGTTCTCGGCCTTGTTGGCAAGCTTCTCGGCCCCATTCTTGGACCTCTT CTCaacggtcttggtcttggtggcCTCCTTGACGGTCTTCTCGGAGGTCTTGGTCTCAAGAAGATCCTTGGaagccttggtcttggtgatgTCGTCGGCACT CTTGCTTCTGGCGTGGCCTTCCTGAACGATGCAACGATGCGTCTCTTTCTCATTCGGCATGGAGAGACAGTCGACAACGTCGCAAACCTCTATGCCGGCTCGCGCGACTCTGCCTTGACTGCCCATGGCGTTATGCAAGCTCAAAAGCTAGCATCTCACCTTGCTGCGCACGTCACCATCGATCGCATCTTCTCTTCAAACCTCAGCCGTGCTGTCCATACCGCACAGGCTATCCTCGATGCGCAGAAATGCGCAAAGGATCTGAAATTGGTCCAGGTGCTGGAGCTGAGGGAGAAGGACTTTGGTACGGGCGAGGGCACTAAGTTTGGGTTGGCGACTAAGCATGAGGGTTCCGAGACGCCGCAGGCGATGAGAAAGAGGATTGATGTCTTTTTGGACGAGCATTTACCTCGACTACACGAAGACTCGACCGTCTGCATAGTCGCCCACGGTATCATCCTCGGGACTTTTTACAAAGCCCTCCGCGACAGGATTCCTTCCACGTCTGCTGAACCCGATGCCGCACCAGAAGGTCGAACAGAATCTGCTTTTGTCCGACCCACATGGAGCAACACCGGATATGTGGAGGCACTTATCACGATCGACGCATCTGCCACAGATCAAAATCTGCAGATGCGCGTCGTGAAAATCAACAGCGTCGAACACCTCAAAGGTCTGAGAAAGACCAGAGGCGGAATTGGCAGCGCCAAGTTCGACGCCAAACAAAAGACGATGGACTCGTTCTTCAAGCCTGTGGCGCGAAAGCGCAAACTTGAAGATGAGAACATCGTCTCACGATAA
- a CDS encoding hypothetical protein (SECRETED:SignalP(1-16)), with the protein MVIGLLAIAAIPTVTGVGNAVSAQKRQNESMSKEQEKFHLTFMLRQNGKIEEVGQGVLVDKKMYLNLSDAPVQGYRFLGWFFKYPSEEGHLGLVSMVSDDPPALNWIFVDKDTHAVTFGGKKDTIDHVIGPWGWTADEKFLTLKGDHDSFVAVRDDDGKWSVYWDPEGDIEDEIDDEERCQPVRLRRRPQLGMESSYVKK; encoded by the exons ATGGTTATCGGATTACTCGCCATCGCGGCTATCCCAACCGTTACAGGCGTTGGTAACGCAGTGAGTGCGCAAAAGAGACAGAATGAGAGCATGAGCAAGGAACAGGAAAAGTTCCATCTCACATTTATGCTACGGCAGAATGGAAAGATAGAAGAAGTTGGACAAGGAGTTTTGGTTGACAAAAAG ATGTATCTCAACCTTTCAGACGCACCAGTTCAAGGCTACAGATTCCTAGGATGGTTCTTCAAGTATCCAAGTGAAGAAGGCCATCTGGGGCTGGTGAGTATGGTGTCTGACGACCCTCCAGCGCTCAACTGGATCTTTGTCGACAAGGACACGCACGCCGTGACATTTGGGGGCAAGAAGGACACCATCGACCACGTCATAGGACCTTGGGGATGGACAGCAGATGAGAAATTCCTGACTCTAAAGGGCGACCATGATTCGTTTGTGGCGGTGCGAGACGATGATGGTAAATGGTCTGTCTACTGGGACCCGGAGGGTGATATCGAGGACGAAAtagatgatgaggagagatGCCAGCCAGTGAGACTTCGAAGAAGACCACAACTTGGCATGGAGAGCAGCTATGTTAAGAAATGA
- a CDS encoding hypothetical protein (MEROPS:MER0215827~BUSCO:39490at5125) — translation MADCDDSPMSDNEQQTWLTLSITHRKVTYELSFPEDATITDLFTEIEASLDVPVANQKIIAPKTPLLKAPFKNPEMPLKDLRGKALTLMGSPAAEVQQVQDTAERVAQRNAARMAQRSKARHATPRRKPETSQYTFLQVRPLQGLPNPERSQKLLMRLKEDPGIRATMTKHKFTVGILTEMEPLSNTQTTHEGTSRLLGLNRNNGEAIELRLRTDAHDGYRDYKTIRKTLCHELAHNVHSPHNRDFWDLCHQIEREVDAADWKSGGHTIGETSRYTISGNGENDDDEDYPEDFGGWTGGEFVLGGTNSGGSATGLSRREVLAQAALERQRKQVETERKVLEEQRGRQTPPGDESKQ, via the coding sequence ATGGCCGACTGCGACGATTCTCCCATGTCCGACAACGAGCAGCAGACCTGGCTCACCCTCTCCATTACACATCGAAAAGTAACTTACGAATTATCCTTTCCCGAAGATGCGACCATCACAGACCTTTTCACCGAAATCGAGGCCAGCCTCGACGTACCCGTCGCAAACCAAAAGATCATCGCGCCCAAAACCCCCCTCCTCAAAGCACCCTTCAAGAACCCCGAAATGCCCCTCAAAGACCTGAGAGGCAAGGCTTTGACGCTTATGGGATCACCGGCGGCCGAGGTACAGCAGGTTCAGGATACGGCCGAGCGCGTGGCCCAGCGCAACGCTGCGAGGATGGCACAACGTAGTAAGGCACGACATGCGACGCCCCGTCGAAAACCAGAAACATCACAATATACATTCCTCCAAGTGAGACCACTTCAGGGTCTCCCGAATCCAGAACGCAGCCAGAAGCTCCTCATGCGCCTCAAGGAAGACCCTGGCATCCGCGCCACTATGACAAAGCACAAATTCACCGTCGGAATCCTCACAGAGATGGAACCCCTTTCGAATACGCAGACGACGCATGAGGGCACGAGTCGACTCCTCGGTCTGAACCGCAATAACGGCGAGGCAATCGAACTGCGCCTGCGAACCGATGCGCACGATGGATATCGCGATTACAAGACGATTCGCAAAACATTGTGCCACGAGCTAGCGCACAACGTGCACAGCCCGCATAATAGAGATTTCTGGGATCTGTGTCACCAGATTGAGCGTGAGGTCGATGCTGCGGATTGGAAGTCTGGCGGACACACCATCGGTGAGACGTCGCGGTATACCATCTCTGGGAATGGCGaaaacgacgacgacgaggattACCCTGAGGATTTCGGCGGTTGGACAGGTGGTGAGTTTGTGCTAGGCGGTACCAACTCGGGTGGTTCTGCTACTGGACTGAGCAGGAGAGAAGTCCTCGCACAAGCAGCCCTTGAAAGACAGCGGAAGCAAGTTGAGACGGAGCGCAAGGTGTTGGAGGAGCAACGTGGACGACAGACACCACCTGGTGATGAGTCCAAGCAATAA